The genomic region GCCTCAAGCAGCAGCCGCGTTTCTTGCGGATTATAAATCAAGTCGCAAACAACGGCCCCGGGATTGAGCTGCTCCCAGTCAATATCAGGCATCTCATGACTATTGGGCCACATTCCTACTGGGGTGCAATTAACCAAGAGATCACACTCCGCCAACTGGCGACTAAATTCCGCAGTTGCCCACGGCACCGCAGAAATAATTGGATCCTTAGCGGCAAAAGAGGCCGCCAGTGTTGCCGCTTTGTCGCCGCTACGCGCCACAACGGTAATTTGCGCCGCATCATGGTGGATAAGCCCGGCGGCTACGGCGCGTGCGGCGCCGCCCGCCCCTAACAGGACGACTCTTTTTCCGTTTGGCTTAACGCCAGCCGCCGCAAGAGCGGCAATAAAAGCGGCGGCATCAGTATTATGGCCAGTTGCCCGGCCGTCTTCAATAATAATAGTATTTACGGCGCCAACCATGCGAGCGGTATCGTCCAAGGCATCTAAATACGCCATAACTGCCACTTTATGGGGAATGGTAACATTGGCTCCGGCAAACCCCATGGCCTTCAATCCGGCGATAGCGGCGCCAAGATTGTCAGGTTTTACCGCTAAGGGTAAATACACATAATCCAGCCCCAGGTACCGGAAGGCAGCATTTTGCATCGCCGGTGACAACGAATGCTCTACCGGCCAGCCGAAGAGAGCAATGGGTCTGGTCTTGCCGGTAATCATAAGTACACCTCCGGCCGCCGGTCCTGCCAGACCGACATTTTCTCCCGCGCCTTCGCGACTAACGCAAAGTCGGCCTCGGCATATAGGATCGTTTCTTCCTCTCCGCCTTCCGCCAAAACCTCTCCTGACGGCCCGATAAGCATCGAATGGCCGTAGAAAGGATTCCCCTTGTGCTCGCCAACACAATTGACAACGCAGAGAAACACCTGGTTTTCGATAGCCCGGGTACGGCTTAACAAATGCCAGTGCTCGCCCCGGGCAGTCGGCCATTCCGCCGGCAGAAAAACAATTTGGGCTCCATCTAACGCCAGTACCCGAAACAGTTCAGGGAATCGCAAGTCATAGCAAATCGCAATGCCCGCAGTGACCCCCTTTAAATTAAAAGTACACCGGCGATCACCGGCGGCAAAAAAGCGTTCTTCTCCCATCATACTGAAGAGGTGGATCTTTCGGTACTCGGCGGCAACATTTCCGTCCGGACCTATTACTACCGCGCCGTTATAAACTTTTCCGTTTTTTCGTAATGGAATAGAGCCGGCGATGATATAAGCGCCATATTTCCTGGAAATATTTGACATTTCACTGATAGTCAGACCTTCAACATCCTCGGCCCACTTGTCCACTTCCCGCAGGGCATACCCTGTTGTCCAAATCTCCGGTAGGACGACAACATCCGCCCGGGCTGCTCCTTCCTGGGCTAACGCCAGCCCGCGGCGGCGATTTTCCGCGACGGCGCCGGCGATTACTTTCATCTGTACTAATGCAATGCGCATTTTATCACCCTGTTCTTATTTCATAAGTCCTTTTGCCCGTAAAAGCAGTACGGCAAGTTTTTCGAACTGTCTATGGATTCTTGTGCCGATAAACTCCTTCGTCGTCAGCGGCTTCACCCAAATGGTATAAAGGCCAAGGCGGTTGCCGCCCAAAATGTCGGTAAACAACTGGTCACCGACCACAGCCGCCTGGTGGGGCTGAACGCCTAAGACAGCTAGAGCCCGGCGAAAACCCGCTTTGGCGGGTTTATACGCGCGCGAAACAAAGGGAAGGTTAAACCGCTGAGCAATCTCTTTAACCCTTTTCTGCCAGTTATTGGACACGATAGCGACCTTAAATCCTCTAGCCTGTACTTCATTCAGCCAGTCGGTGATGCGCGGACACATTTCCAGACTGTTCCACGGAACAATGGTATTGTCCAAATCGAAAATAATGCCGCAAATACCAAGCCTTTCCAGATCATTCAGATCAATCTCGTGCAATGTGTTGACCGTCATATCTGGACACAACAGTCTGTACAATCCGCCACCCCCCATAGGATAACTCAGGCAAATTATATGAAAATTATAGCACGAGTAATCAAAAAACTAAAGACTGCTTCCCGGTAAGATAGTGTCAAGACATTGTAGGGTTTTTTAAAAGACATCCATCGCTCAATGCAGTTTCTATAAAATATAGGCAGCCGGCTATGAAACCAGCGTGTTAGTTTGCCGGCTGTTTTGGATCGATTTCCACACTTATTTCAAACATCCGATGCCAGGGAAACGATATATGGATCTTCTCCGGCGGCGCTAACAGATATTGCTGGGCAAACTGGCGGATTCTCCTTTCCGTTTCCTGAGCAATTTGCGGTTCCAACTCGCCGATGAACTCCGAGTAACTTTGGTGGGAATATAATAGTTCTCGGTAAATTTCTTTTCGCAGGTTGGCCTGATAAGCCCAATCGTCCAGATAGCGAATCGCTAGAAGCCGTTTGCGTTCGTCAAGCGGCATTTCCCTGGCCAGCATGCCTTGGCCGACGGCATAGCCCAGCGTATTGCTCGCCGTGTTCCAGCCCGAGTATGCGTGGAGCTTGTCGAGCAAACCACGGGCAAATAATTCGTGCAGCAAAGAATTGTCGGCGCCATTGGCAAAAGCGATATCGGCGACTGCTACAGGCGTTCCGGCTTGTATGCCGCGTTCGATGGCGTCGACGAATTGGCTGACAGTTTGCGAAGGCATGGCAATATTATCGAATATTTCGGCCTCAGGCGTATTTCCCGTCAGCGGGGTGTTCACCGCCAGAAGGAGGTCCGGTTTTACCCGACCATTGGCTACCTCTGCACCTGCCGCCTTGATAAGTTCGAGAATTGTGCGGTCAATCGGCTGATCTTCATAACTGGCAAGAGTCGCCGGTCCCTTCCCTAAGGCATATTCAATTTTTACAATCGGCTTCTGGTTGGTTAATTCATTATACGCGCGCGCAAGCAGCACCATCCCCAGCTGATCGGCACCAGGAAACGAGGCGTATTGGTCAGCCGATAAGCCTTCAGCCAGTTTGGCCAGCAGGCGGCTTTCCTTGTGCGACTGCGAAAATGGGGAAGTATCATCGCGGCCAACGAGCAAAAAGTCGATTTTGCCCGCTTTCGTCAGGTTAATAAGGCCGGCGTTTACTTTATAATTTTTCCCCCGCCGCTTAAACCAGTCAGCGAGAAATTCTGGCGGAACGGCTTTGGCCGCCGTTTCCAACATCGCTTGTTCTTCGCCCGTCAAGCCTTGTACCTCTGCTTTATCTTGCAGAGCGGTCAGCTGAAAAATTTGTCCGCCATAGGTTGCGTAATATAAAGGCTCAACTCCGCCATTACTGGCACGGGGTGTTCGCATGATCGTAGTAAATACATAAATGCGCGCGTCCGGCGCTATTGCCTTAAGCTTATTGAACCGCTGCAACCGCCATTCGAGTACAACGCTGCTAAAGTCATGCGTTCGCGAATCTACTAATCCGCCATATATCAACGAATCGGCCGACAAAACCATGGCGTCAGCGTTATTGGCATTTTTCTCTAACCATTGCCACAGTCTTTCCGGATCGCCGCTTTGCCCAGCACTTGCCAAATATTCGATTGGTGGCGACAGAATGTCAAAATTGGCCGCTTTGACAGTATCTGTCGGATAAGCTAAAGAAACCGGTCGGTTGTCTATTGGCACATAAAGAATGGCCTTGGCCCAAGCTGTTGATGTGGCCGTAATGAACAGCAAAACCGCTAAGATGAAGAGAAACTTTTTCATTGTTTTACCTACACCCGTTCTATGTTGCATTTTTACTATATCTATTTCTCGCACCCATATACCCTACCGAAAAAACTTTGACTATTAGATAACGCCGCCGGGCGCAAGCACTGTTTGGCTCAGGAACTGATTACCGGTGAATTAAGCAAACAGAAAACGCGAAAGAAATAACCTCTCTAACGCGGTATCCACCAGCCGTCATACTGCTTATATTGTTGGCGCAAGGCATATAATTGGTTACGGCTTGCTATATATCGTCCCTTGATTTCTTCCAACAGAGCGCCGTGCTCCTTCATACCAGCAAGGGAAAACCGGGAATGTTCCCGCCGGTAAAACCGTACGGCAAACCGGCCGTCCACAAAATGCAGCTGGCCAGACGCCCCACACAGCGGGCAGTATACGGCTCCGTCAGGTGACAGGCGCAACAGGGAACTTGCGCATTCCGGGCATGAGCACCCGGTCGCCTCTTCTGCCGCTTCCACCCCTGGCAAAAGACGCTGCGCCAGCTGTCTTGCCCTGGCCAACACTTCCGGTCTGACAACTTCGCCTGGATTGGCCGCCTGCACGGTCATGCTGCCGACAACGTCGAGATGGAGAAACCGGGCGAAATTAACAGCTGCTTCCCGGGCATAGCCATCCCACCCCGCGACACCATAAGTTACTGCCACCACGCATTTTTTACCCGTAAATTCATCCCCATTCTGAAGAACTGAAATCAACCGGTCGCCAATCATCTTTAAACTGGTGTGAGTACCAAGAAAATAACACGGCGTTCCGATGATGATCGCGTCTGCCGTTCGGATATTGTCTAGCAAAAACGACAAGTC from Thermosinus carboxydivorans Nor1 harbors:
- a CDS encoding carbon-nitrogen family hydrolase, which produces MRIALVQMKVIAGAVAENRRRGLALAQEGAARADVVVLPEIWTTGYALREVDKWAEDVEGLTISEMSNISRKYGAYIIAGSIPLRKNGKVYNGAVVIGPDGNVAAEYRKIHLFSMMGEERFFAAGDRRCTFNLKGVTAGIAICYDLRFPELFRVLALDGAQIVFLPAEWPTARGEHWHLLSRTRAIENQVFLCVVNCVGEHKGNPFYGHSMLIGPSGEVLAEGGEEETILYAEADFALVAKAREKMSVWQDRRPEVYL
- a CDS encoding shikimate dehydrogenase, which produces MITGKTRPIALFGWPVEHSLSPAMQNAAFRYLGLDYVYLPLAVKPDNLGAAIAGLKAMGFAGANVTIPHKVAVMAYLDALDDTARMVGAVNTIIIEDGRATGHNTDAAAFIAALAAAGVKPNGKRVVLLGAGGAARAVAAGLIHHDAAQITVVARSGDKAATLAASFAAKDPIISAVPWATAEFSRQLAECDLLVNCTPVGMWPNSHEMPDIDWEQLNPGAVVCDLIYNPQETRLLLEAARRGHQTVCGVGMLVEQGALAFTLWTGHEAPREIMAGILKQRLHELTVL
- a CDS encoding YqeG family HAD IIIA-type phosphatase translates to MYRLLCPDMTVNTLHEIDLNDLERLGICGIIFDLDNTIVPWNSLEMCPRITDWLNEVQARGFKVAIVSNNWQKRVKEIAQRFNLPFVSRAYKPAKAGFRRALAVLGVQPHQAAVVGDQLFTDILGGNRLGLYTIWVKPLTTKEFIGTRIHRQFEKLAVLLLRAKGLMK
- a CDS encoding DUF4127 family protein translates to MKKFLFILAVLLFITATSTAWAKAILYVPIDNRPVSLAYPTDTVKAANFDILSPPIEYLASAGQSGDPERLWQWLEKNANNADAMVLSADSLIYGGLVDSRTHDFSSVVLEWRLQRFNKLKAIAPDARIYVFTTIMRTPRASNGGVEPLYYATYGGQIFQLTALQDKAEVQGLTGEEQAMLETAAKAVPPEFLADWFKRRGKNYKVNAGLINLTKAGKIDFLLVGRDDTSPFSQSHKESRLLAKLAEGLSADQYASFPGADQLGMVLLARAYNELTNQKPIVKIEYALGKGPATLASYEDQPIDRTILELIKAAGAEVANGRVKPDLLLAVNTPLTGNTPEAEIFDNIAMPSQTVSQFVDAIERGIQAGTPVAVADIAFANGADNSLLHELFARGLLDKLHAYSGWNTASNTLGYAVGQGMLAREMPLDERKRLLAIRYLDDWAYQANLRKEIYRELLYSHQSYSEFIGELEPQIAQETERRIRQFAQQYLLAPPEKIHISFPWHRMFEISVEIDPKQPAN
- a CDS encoding flavodoxin family protein: MRVLGLVASARKLGNSEILVKEMLAALPDIVEKAMIRLPDLNIDQCRACYACLGADKSCVIADDLSFLLDNIRTADAIIIGTPCYFLGTHTSLKMIGDRLISVLQNGDEFTGKKCVVAVTYGVAGWDGYAREAAVNFARFLHLDVVGSMTVQAANPGEVVRPEVLARARQLAQRLLPGVEAAEEATGCSCPECASSLLRLSPDGAVYCPLCGASGQLHFVDGRFAVRFYRREHSRFSLAGMKEHGALLEEIKGRYIASRNQLYALRQQYKQYDGWWIPR